The following are encoded together in the Halobaculum limi genome:
- a CDS encoding glycoside hydrolase family 15 protein, whose product MRLRDALDDHKRHRDHPTRFPGERRTTAGLFSGSVDRLVHVAPDGTIGDFGYPLSGFSGIADSRFALRFDDPPADVNGGEDGVRSTDGGLVVEFEDGEQSYHEHTPLVTTTYDTPVGAVTRFDLTVETDAGQAHLTRFEFSDPDRAAAAETAVLSGCTFAPESRDARVGQLRLDGAVEVFHDREHDFIAGDGEMHVIGGGLPARPDAVLSPEPHEAEAESLGQRREEDHLGGTVIVSLPAHDGTATMATLVTDREETTRETALSSFESLFDRVDSAVALQELAADCDTAATVPEGLPREDAAVDDLRALSLLSAPTGLRIAGPDFDPHYVHSGGYGYTWFRDDAEISGFLLDADDHFELDLSEWHRRSARSYVDTQLPDGTWPHRVWPRNGALAPGWANARMEATDDLEYQADQTASVVAFLARVLRSLPADDDLCDAIVETLDSALDGMADSLSHDGRPVACQNAWEDSGGRFAHTAARFLDAYAAVAAVDAERFPRVAEATELATDVYDALDDLWVANRGVFAVSEHGLGELDARLDSATFALADAHRTYARIGEVDETRVDRLVEHVETTIEGLYHAPADGDVEGLIRYEGDAWRQREQGHEKIWTVSTAWGANAAAELAAFLEDQGDARSDQFAARSRQLLGLVSPDGPLTVPGGYLPEQFFDDGTPDSATPLGWPHAIRLATTALLDQRDALAGPVAERLAADD is encoded by the coding sequence ATGAGACTGCGTGACGCACTCGACGACCACAAACGACACCGGGACCATCCGACCCGGTTCCCCGGCGAGCGACGCACGACCGCTGGGCTGTTCTCGGGTTCCGTGGACCGCCTAGTCCACGTCGCTCCCGACGGAACGATCGGTGACTTCGGGTACCCCCTCTCCGGATTCTCTGGTATCGCTGACTCGCGGTTCGCGCTTCGATTCGACGACCCACCCGCCGACGTGAATGGCGGCGAAGACGGCGTTCGCTCCACAGACGGCGGCCTCGTCGTGGAGTTCGAAGACGGCGAGCAGTCGTACCACGAGCACACGCCACTGGTGACGACGACGTACGACACGCCGGTCGGCGCGGTGACCCGCTTCGACCTGACGGTCGAGACGGACGCTGGCCAGGCGCACCTCACCCGCTTCGAGTTTAGCGACCCCGACCGGGCGGCTGCCGCAGAAACCGCCGTCCTCTCGGGGTGTACGTTCGCCCCCGAGAGCCGAGACGCCCGCGTCGGGCAACTCCGCCTCGACGGTGCCGTCGAAGTGTTCCACGACCGCGAACACGACTTCATCGCGGGCGACGGCGAGATGCACGTGATCGGCGGCGGACTCCCCGCACGTCCGGACGCCGTCTTATCGCCGGAACCGCACGAGGCCGAGGCCGAGTCGCTCGGCCAGCGCCGTGAGGAGGACCACCTCGGCGGCACGGTCATCGTCAGCCTCCCAGCCCACGACGGCACGGCGACGATGGCGACGCTCGTGACCGACCGCGAGGAGACGACCCGAGAGACGGCGCTGTCGTCGTTCGAGTCGCTGTTCGATCGCGTCGACTCCGCGGTGGCGCTGCAGGAACTGGCGGCCGACTGCGACACCGCCGCGACGGTGCCCGAGGGGTTACCACGGGAGGATGCAGCGGTCGACGACCTCCGGGCGCTGTCGCTGTTGTCCGCGCCGACTGGACTTCGGATCGCCGGCCCGGACTTCGACCCGCACTACGTCCACTCCGGCGGCTACGGCTACACCTGGTTCCGCGACGACGCAGAGATATCGGGCTTTCTCCTCGACGCCGACGACCACTTCGAGTTGGACCTCTCCGAGTGGCACCGCCGGAGCGCCCGGTCGTACGTCGACACGCAACTTCCCGACGGGACGTGGCCCCACCGCGTGTGGCCGCGCAACGGTGCGCTCGCGCCGGGGTGGGCGAACGCTCGGATGGAAGCGACCGACGACCTGGAGTACCAGGCCGACCAGACCGCCAGCGTCGTCGCGTTCCTCGCGCGCGTCCTACGATCACTCCCGGCAGACGACGACCTGTGCGACGCAATCGTCGAGACTCTCGATTCGGCGCTCGACGGGATGGCCGACTCGCTGAGCCACGACGGGCGACCCGTCGCCTGCCAGAACGCGTGGGAGGACTCCGGCGGGCGCTTCGCACACACCGCCGCGCGGTTCCTCGACGCGTACGCCGCCGTCGCCGCCGTCGACGCCGAGCGGTTCCCCCGCGTCGCCGAGGCGACGGAACTCGCGACGGACGTGTACGACGCCCTCGACGACCTCTGGGTGGCCAACCGCGGCGTGTTCGCGGTGAGCGAACACGGACTGGGCGAACTCGACGCTCGCCTCGACTCCGCGACGTTCGCGCTTGCGGACGCCCACCGGACGTACGCCCGCATCGGCGAGGTGGACGAGACGCGCGTCGACCGCCTCGTCGAACACGTCGAGACGACCATCGAGGGCCTGTATCACGCGCCCGCCGACGGCGACGTGGAGGGCCTTATCCGCTACGAGGGAGACGCGTGGCGACAGCGCGAACAGGGCCACGAGAAGATCTGGACCGTCTCGACGGCGTGGGGCGCGAATGCCGCCGCCGAACTCGCCGCGTTCCTCGAGGATCAGGGTGACGCCCGATCCGACCAGTTCGCCGCCCGTTCCCGGCAGTTACTCGGTCTCGTCTCGCCGGACGGCCCGCTGACCGTCCCCGGCGGCTACCTGCCCGAACAGTTCTTCGACGACGGCACGCCCGATAGCGCCACGCCGCTCGGGTGGCCCCACGCCATCCGACTCGCGACGACGGCGCTGCTCGACCAACGAGACGCACTCGCAGGACCAGTGGCCGAGCGACTCGCCGCCGACGACTAA
- a CDS encoding ABC transporter ATP-binding protein — protein MATVRLENLRKTFDSGRIVAVDDLSVSVDDGDFLTVVGPSGCGKSTTLRMIAGLERPTSGDILIDGEDVTDKHARKRDVAMVFQNYALYPHKTVMGNMEFGLRMSTDLEKEERRERVRETAEMMGIEDLLEDKPSELSGGQKQRVALGRAIVREPDVFLFDEPLSNLDAKLRTTMRTEIQRLQDELDITAIYVTHDQEEAMTMGDQIAILDGGELQQTGRPTDVYDDPANEFVGGFVGSPSMNVLEASVTTSADPRDEPNESGITLHGTTSDFSFDLPNGAGADFDGVREVRMGIRPEDVRVADKDEPGIETTVDVLEPIGSDNYLYLDLGPEFIARVDSGITPSVGSQVRITFDEADVHLFDTDTGESLTHGREVPSSPIAGEGEELEQTAD, from the coding sequence ATGGCTACCGTTCGGCTGGAAAATCTACGAAAGACCTTCGACAGTGGTCGGATCGTCGCCGTCGACGATCTCTCGGTATCGGTGGACGACGGCGACTTCCTCACCGTTGTCGGCCCGTCCGGATGTGGGAAATCGACGACCCTGCGGATGATCGCGGGACTGGAACGTCCGACGAGTGGGGACATCCTGATCGACGGCGAGGACGTCACCGACAAGCACGCTCGCAAGCGCGACGTGGCGATGGTGTTCCAAAACTACGCGCTGTACCCACACAAGACCGTGATGGGGAATATGGAGTTCGGCCTCAGGATGAGCACGGACCTCGAGAAAGAGGAGCGGCGCGAACGCGTCCGCGAGACGGCCGAGATGATGGGCATCGAGGACCTGCTCGAAGACAAGCCGAGCGAACTCTCCGGCGGGCAAAAACAGCGTGTCGCGCTTGGACGCGCCATCGTGCGCGAACCCGACGTGTTCCTGTTCGACGAACCGCTGTCAAACCTCGACGCGAAACTGCGGACGACGATGCGCACCGAGATTCAGCGCCTCCAGGACGAACTCGACATCACCGCCATCTACGTCACCCACGACCAGGAGGAAGCGATGACGATGGGCGATCAGATCGCCATCCTCGACGGCGGCGAACTCCAGCAGACAGGCCGCCCGACCGATGTGTACGACGACCCCGCAAACGAGTTCGTCGGCGGGTTCGTCGGGTCGCCGTCGATGAACGTCCTCGAGGCGAGCGTCACGACGAGCGCCGACCCGCGAGACGAACCGAACGAGTCGGGCATCACGCTCCACGGGACGACTTCGGACTTCTCGTTCGACCTGCCGAACGGCGCGGGCGCGGACTTCGACGGGGTGCGCGAGGTGCGGATGGGGATCCGTCCGGAGGACGTCCGCGTCGCCGACAAGGACGAACCCGGTATCGAGACGACGGTCGACGTTCTCGAACCCATCGGGTCGGACAACTACCTCTACCTCGATTTGGGACCGGAGTTCATCGCTCGCGTCGACAGCGGCATCACGCCGTCGGTCGGGTCACAGGTGCGCATCACCTTCGACGAGGCCGACGTCCACCTGTTCGACACCGACACTGGCGAGTCACTGACGCACGGCCGGGAAGTACCGTCTTCGCCAATCGCGGGTGAGGGCGAAGAACTCGAACAAACGGCCGACTGA